A segment of the Pseudoalteromonas sp. DL-6 genome:
GCAGTAATAATGATCGTGAAGGCGTGCTCAAGGCTGCCACTGCTATTGGCTATTTTAAAGACGCTTTAAAAGATGACTATAAAGAAAGAGTAATTGATTTATTTTTAATGGCTTGCGAGCCACTTCGCTATAATGGTGAGTTTGATTTTAAAAACAGTGAGCTTGCTAGCAACATCAAAGATGCCGGATTACAGTTAAGCGCACAGTCGCAGCAGTGGCATACGCCTCCTGTGGATGCATTGTTTATTCATCGTAAATTAGCTGGCTTATATTTAATTGCAGCGCGTTTAGAAGCCAAAATAAATATTAAGGCGTTATTTAGCCATTATTAAGTGCTAAAGCAGGATAAAATTGGCATAATGCTCGCGATATTTCGCGAGGTTGTATTATGATAAAAAACTTTTTAAACGATCCTACCTTATTGCTTAATGCGGTGGGTGAGGGCATATACGGATTTGATTTATCCGGCAATGCGGTATTTGTAAACCCAGCTGCAGAGCGAATGACTGGGTGGACGGCCGATGAATTATTAGGAAAAAAAATACACCAATATCATCATCATAGCCATGCCGATGGCTCCCCTTACCCTGCCGATGAGTGCCAAATTTATTGCACTATGTTTGATGGCAAACGCCGCGAAGTAAAAAACGAAGTATTTTGGCGCAAAGATGGCAGTGCCTTTGCCGTTGAGTACACCTCCACTCCCGTTTATAAAAATAACCAGCTCATTGGTGCTGTAGCAGTATTTCGCGATATATCAGCACAACAGCAAACGCAAACTCAGTTGCACGAAGCGTTAGCTCAAGTAAAGCACCTAAGCGAGCAGCTAAAAGATGAGAATGATTACCTTATTGCCGAGCTTAATGAGGATTGGCAAGATTCTGGGCTAGTTGGTCGCAGTGATGTATTTCAACGCATGTTAGATCAAATACAGTTAGTGAGTGAAACCGATAGCACCGTACTCATTCTTGGCGAAAATGGTACTGGCAAAGAGCTGGTGGCACGTAACTTACATAGATTAAGCAAGCGCAATGAGCAGGCGTTTATAAAAGTTAATTGTGCGGCATTTACTCCAAGTTTATTAGAGTCTGAGCTGTTTGGACACGAACGAGGCTCTTTTACTGGGGCGAACGAGCGTCGTAAAGGGCGTTTTGAACTTGCCGACCAAGGCACCTTATTTTTAGATGAAATTGCAGAGCTACCATTAGAGTCCCAAAGTAAGTTATTACGGGTATTACAAGAGCGTGAATTTGAACGTGTTGGCGGTGGTCAAACCCTAAAAGTCGATATTCGCATCATTGCTGCAACTAACCGTAACTTGTGGGAAATGGTACAAGCAGGGCAGTTTAGAATGGACTTATATTACCGTTTAAATGTGTTTCCCATTAATGTGCCTGCACTTAAAGAGCGAAAAGAAGACATTCCGTACTTGTGTCAAAACTTAATTGCGCAAATAAATAAGCGCTTAGGTAAACAATT
Coding sequences within it:
- a CDS encoding sigma 54-interacting transcriptional regulator, whose product is MIKNFLNDPTLLLNAVGEGIYGFDLSGNAVFVNPAAERMTGWTADELLGKKIHQYHHHSHADGSPYPADECQIYCTMFDGKRREVKNEVFWRKDGSAFAVEYTSTPVYKNNQLIGAVAVFRDISAQQQTQTQLHEALAQVKHLSEQLKDENDYLIAELNEDWQDSGLVGRSDVFQRMLDQIQLVSETDSTVLILGENGTGKELVARNLHRLSKRNEQAFIKVNCAAFTPSLLESELFGHERGSFTGANERRKGRFELADQGTLFLDEIAELPLESQSKLLRVLQEREFERVGGGQTLKVDIRIIAATNRNLWEMVQAGQFRMDLYYRLNVFPINVPALKERKEDIPYLCQNLIAQINKRLGKQLQGLSKKAIRQLQAYDWPGNIRELQNVLEREAILSKHSTLQLSQSLKAGDDNAINPTLTLDEVQKQHISSVLALCNWKIAGEQGAANKLGLPESTLRSKMQKLGLRRNS